The DNA region CACTGTCCGGTCTTCCAAGAGCGGTAGATAGCAGGGGCGTTTTCGGCTTGCACACCGATGACCTTGACCTTCGGATTAATCGCTTTCGCAACGGTGATAGCCCCGCAGCAACCGCTTCCACCACCGATGGGTACAATGATAGCATCCACATTCGGAAGGTTTTCAAAAATCTCAAGCGAATAGGTGCCGACACCGTGGAAGAGTCCCGGCTCCATACACGGATGAACGTAATAAAGCCCGCGTTCCGCTTGGAGTGTTTCGCATAGGGCAAGTGCCTCGTCAAAATCGTTACCGTGCTCAATGAGTTCAGCACCAAACGCCCGCATTGCACTATTCTTTTCGGGGTTATTTCCGTGTGGCACAACAACGGTAGCGTTAACACCAAATTGCGTCGCCGCATAAGCGATCGACTGTCCATGATTGCCACGGGTTGCCGTAAGCACGCCCTTTTCACGCTGTGCTTGTGGTAGGTGGTGCATGAAATTCAACCCGCCGCGCACCTTAAAACTCCCCGTTGGATGATGATTTTCGTGTTTGATGTATGCCTGAAATCCGAGTCGTTCGGATAATTCTGGATAATGAATTAAGGGTGTCTGTTTTAAAAACCGCGCCACGACCTTCCTCGCGGCAATGATGTCTTGAAATTTAAGAGTTCTCACTTTTATTCCTTTAGTATAGTTGTCAGTTATCAGTTGTCAGAAAAGCATCTACTTACCCAGCCGAGAACTGACAACCAAAAACTAATGACTCTAAAAAATAGCATCTTGTAAACCTAAAAAATCTATGCTAATATGATAACATATCTTAACGCGCATATCAAAACGAATCGCAGCGAAAGGAAACGCACATGGCACAAGAATGGCACTCCACACAACTTGAAATTGACGAAACTGATGACCTCATCGAAGTCTGCTATGAAAATGGATGGACAGATGGACTCCCCGTCGTTCCACCGACCTCTGAGCGCGTTGAACGGATGCTCAGTGCGACAGATCGGGATCCAGATGAACTCATTGCAGCAGTCCCACCCAAATGGGGCAGAGCCACAGTTGAGAAAGTTGCAATCAACGCTGTTATGGCAGGATGCAAACCTGCGTATCTGCCGCTTATTCTCACCGCAGTAGAAGCGATGACATCCGAACAGTTCAATCTCCACGGGGTCCAAGTCACGACTTCACATGTTGGACCGATGCTCCTTGTGAACGGACCTATTCGGAAAAAATTAGAAATCAACGATGGATTCAATCTCTTTGGGCAAGGGTGGCGTGCAAATGCAACCATCGGTCGCACGCTGAGACTTGTTTGCACCAATATCGGCGGGGCATTGCCCGGTGAACTCGACCGCGCCGCATTCGGGCACGCCGGAAAATACACGTGTTGTATCGCTGAAAAAGAGGAAGCGAGTCCTTGGGAACCCTTGCATACCGAACGCGGGTTTCAAGCGGACGACAGTACTATCACCGTTTTCGCCGCCGCCGGTCCTCAAACCGTCAACGATCACGGTAATAACACCGCAGAAGGCATCCTCAACACAATCGCCCAGAATATTGCCGCTCCGGGGAACAGCAGCGGAGAGACTCTTCTCGTCATAGGCGTTGAGCATGCAAAAACAATCTCAGAAGATGGATTCAGTAGAGCTGACATCCGGCAGTACGTCGCTGACACGACAAAACAATATTCGGAAGGAGACCTACTGCTCATAGTAGCTGGCGGCCCGGCAGGTAGGTGGACCATCGTTGTTCCGGGTTGGGGTTCACCGACTTCGCGTGCTGTTACATTGACGGTGTAGACGCTGGGTAAACCGAGATTGAAGTTACAAAATTCAGGTGGAATTTTTTCCTGAAAATATTTTTGCAAATCGTCAAAAAATGTGGTATCCTTTTTAAGCAAAGAGAATAAGAAACTGAAATCTATTTTCTAACGTTATACTAAAGGAATAGATGCGATGGACGCGAGAACGCTGTCTTTACCTATCAGCACTTTAGATTACAAACAACCTGCCACTGTGCAAGTCGGTTCCCCTGTTTCCGTTGTCATTGATATGATGCAAGAGGAAGGGCGAGGGTGCGTGCTTGTCGTTGATGAGGATGAACAGTTAGCTGGAATTATCACAGAACGAGATCTGCTCCAACATGTGAGCGGTCAGCGCGCCGCACCGACGGAATTTAAGGTTGAACAGGTAATGACACCGGATCCTGAAACACTACGCGCCAGTGATCCGATTGCCTTCGCATTAAACTTGATGCACCTCGGGCACTTTCGGCATGTCCCCCTCTGCGTCTGGGATGACCAAGAAGAAGCTTATCCCATCGGCATAATTTCAACCCGCGATATTCTCGAACATATCGCTATATTCATAGAAAATCAGGAATAGGAGGCGTAACCGTGCTGTACGACTTGGCAATTGATGAAGAATTAGAGCAGATGGACGAAGATGCTGCGTTAAAGGCATGGAGCGCGCAAGAAATTCAGATTTTGCTTAAAGATCTGATGCGTCCTATTGTCACCATTGATATCAACTGTAGCACAAACGAAGCAATTGACCTGCTCTTAGCACACAAAATCGGTGCAGCACCTGTTGTGGAGAACGGCAGGCTCCGTGGGATTTTTAGTGAACGAGACGTGTTAAACAAAATTCTCAACAAGCAAGTTGGAGACTTAGACCACATCGGCGTTGAAGAATTCATGATAGCAGATCCACAGACAGCACAACCAGAAGACTCACTGAATACCGCCATTCTCTATATGGCGCGCGGTGGCTATCGCCACGTTCCTATTGTTGATACCGAGAATCGTCCCCTCGGCATGGTATCCATTCGTGACGCGATCTCCTATCTCGTAGAAGAATTTCCGCAAGAGGTCTTAACGCTACCTCCGAAACCCGTTCGAGATGCCTTTAAAGCCCGTGAGGGAGCGTAGATGTTTTTTAAAATTTTATATTTTTCAGGTGCAGTTTCCGAGCGCGAACCCTATGTTTGAATATCCTGAAGGCGCGCCTCTCAAGCGGACACCTATCATAGAAAAAAGGAAACGATTGTAATGCGTAAGCCAGTAGAGCAAATTGAGGAAGCGACAATTCTATTTGCTGGCGACTCCGGCGATGGGTCACAGACCATTGGCACGCAAATGACAGAAACCACCGCCCTCATTGGTAACGATGTCGCTACACTCCCCGATTACCCCGCCGAGATTCGCGCACCTGCAGGATCGTTAGCAGGGGTGTCCGGGTTCCAACTTCACTTCTCAAGCGAACAGATTCACACCCCTGGAGATCTTTGCGATGTCCTCGTCGCAATGAACCCCGCTGCCTTAAAGGTTCACCTCAATAAACTTAAACCCAACGGTATCCTCATTGTAAATGTCGATAATTTTGCAGACCGTAATCTACGCCTCGCGGGGTATGAAAGTAATCCACTTGAAGACGATGCCCTTACAAAATATCAAGTTTTCAAAGTCGAACTCACGCAGCTCACCCGAAAAGCACTCGAAACAACGAACTTGACAACAGGAGAAATTGATCGGTGTAAAAACTTTTTCGCACTCGGTATGATCCTTTGGTTCTACAATCGTCCGATGGAATACACGATGAAGTGGATCAAGGTGAAGTTCGCTAAAAAACCTGAGTACATTGAATCAAACATCCTTGCACTCCGCGCAGGAAATACCTATTGCGAAGCCACTGAACAGTTTGCTGTCTCCTATGATGTCAAGCCAGCTGTTTTTGAACCCGGCACTTACCGAAATATTGAGGGCAATATGGCAACAGTGCTGGGACTTGTCGCAGCTTCACATCAATCCGGTTTACCGCTTGTGTACGGCAGTTACCCGATAACGCCCGCCAGTGATATTCTCCACGGGCTCGCCCAGTACCGAAATTTCGGGGTCGTCACAATGCAGATGGAAGATGAAATCGCCGCCGTTGGGGTTGCAATCGGTGCTGCCTTTAGTGGTGCGCTCGGCGTTACCGGTAGTAGTGGCCCGGGTCTCGCACTCAAATCGGAGGCGATTAATCTCGCCATGATTGCCGAACTCCCAATCGTGATATGTAACATTCAGCGTGCAGGTCCTTCAACGGGAATGCCAACAAAAACAGAACAATCGGACTTGTTGCAAATGTTTTATGGCAGGAACGGCGAATCGCCCGTTCCGATCATTGCCTCGTCTCGTCCTTATGACTGTTTTGAGGCGGTCTATGAAGCCTGCCGTATCGCCGTGAAATATAGGACACCGGTGATCTTTCTCTCCGATCTCTACATCGGGATGGGAGCTGAGCCGTGGAAAATCCCTCAACTCTCCGAATTACCAGAAATTAGAGCAAACTTTGCAGTGAGTGCAGATACCAATAATGGATTTGAACCTTATCTACGCGATCCGAAGACTTTGGCGCGTCCGTGGGCAAAACCCGGCACCTCCGGCTTAGAGCACCGCATCGGCGGTTTAGAGAAATCAGATGTGACGGGACACGTCAGTTACGATGCCGAAAACCACGAGAAAATGGTGGAAATCCGAGCAGAAAAGGTTGCTCGCATCGCGGATGACATTCCACCTACCGAGATATTTGGAGCACAGGAAGGCGAAATTCTCCTGCTGGGTTGGGGTGGCACCTACGGCGCAATCCGAACCGTAGTGGAAAACTGCGTTGCTGAAGGACTCCCGATAGGACACGTGCATCTCCGGCATCTCAATCCTTTCCCAAATGACTTAGACGACATTCTACAGAGATTCAAAAAGATTTTAATTCCCGAACTCAACAGCGGTCAGCTCCTCCAACTCATTCGTAGCACCTATCTCATCAATGCAGTCGGACTTAACAAGGTGCAAGGACAACCCTTCCACGTTTTTGAGTTGCATGCCAAAATTGACGAAATACTTAAAGAAATAGGACATCTTTAGTCTCAAACGCCAAAGGGGTAACACACTATGAAAAGGAAAAGAACTTCTCGCATCCCCGCCGGGGCACCGACTCTCACAAGAGCGGATTTTAAATCCGATCAAGACACACGCTGGTGCCCGGGTTGCGGCGACTATTCAATTCTTACCCAGACACAACACATCATGCCTGAACTCGGCATCCCAAAGGAAAACATCGTCTTTATTTCTGGCATCGGGTGTTCAAGCCGATTCCCATACTACATGAACACCTACGGTTTTCACACCATTCATGGTAGAGCACCTACCATCGCCTCTGGCGTGAAAATGGCGAACCCTGACCTCTCTGTATGGGTTATCACGGGTGACGGCGATGCACTTTCAATCGGGGGCAACCACTTCATCCACTTGATGCGCCGGAATTTTGACATCAACGTGCTGCTGTTCAACAACCGTGTCTACGGGCTCACAAAGGGACAATATTCACCGACATCTGAACGAGGCCACCAAATGTATCAGTCCAATCCACTCGGCTCATTGGACACCCCTTTTAATCCTATCAGTCTTGCACTGGCTTCGGGTGCTACGTTCGTGGCACGTTCTGTTGACATAGATTCAGGACACCTGCGTCCCATGCTTAAGGCCGCCTTTGAACATAAAGGCACCTCTTTCATCGAAATCTATCAAAACTGCCACATCTATAACGACGATACCTTCAAACTATACAGAGAAAAAGAGCTTAAAGCCGACAATACGGTGCGTCTGGAACACGGCGAACCTCTCGTTTTCGGTGCGGAAAGTGATAAGGGTATCCGACTTAACGGTTTCCAGCCTGAAGTCGTTGACCTCACAGACGGCGAGCACACCATTGATGACCTCATCGTCCACGACCAATACGCCGAGGATACTACCTTAGCAAACTTCCTCTCGGGGATGAGCGACACACCTGACATGCCACATCCGATGGGTATCTTTCGCAGTGTTCGTCACCCCTGCTACGAGGATCTGATGACAAACCAAGTCCGCACTGCCAAAGAACGCATGGGCGACGGTGACCTTGAGGCACTCCTCAACGATGGCGAAACATGGACCGTGTCATAGGACTGATTTACACCCTGACGCGTTGTAGGACAGACAGTGCTAACAAACGTCTTCAATCCGTGAATATGTTCCTTCGGTTCGTTCAACGACTCAAGTGGCAGTCTGAAGTCGCAACTTCTCAAAGCTGATTGGCTGCCTAATTTGGGAGGACCCCGACCATGAAGATTTACATTCTAACCGACTTAGAAGGTGTCGCGATGGTATCCCGCTTCAGTCAAACCCGTGAAGAGGGTCCCCAGAAACAGACAGCCATGAAATTGCTGACACAAGAGGTAAATGCTGCTGTTGATGGCATTCTTGATGTGGATTCGGACGCAGAAATCGTCGTCTGGGATGGACACGGGACTGGCGGGATTGATGTAGCCGAATTTCATCCCAAGGCGAAACTAATTGCGCGGGGTCCCATTCGTCCCCCTTACTATCTTGACGCAACCTATGACGTACTCTTCTTCTTAGGACAGCACGCCATGGCAGGCACGCCAAACGCCCCGTTGAGCCATACATATTCCTCGTTATCAATTGAATACTACAAACTCAACGGTGAAATGATCGGAGAATTCGGATGCCGTGCAGCACTCGCAGGCACTTTCGATGTTCCAACGGTTTTCATCTCTGGCGACGATAAAGCAGTTGCGGAAGCGAAGCAGCTTATCCCCGGCATTTATGGTGTTGAAACCAAACAGGGACTCGGACAGGAACTTGCGTTACATCTATCGCCGCAACGGTCGCGAGAATTGATTCGAGAAACTGCTGCGGATGCCTGCCGAAATATCTCTGAGATTGCTCCATTGAAAATCGATCCGCCTTACGAGTTTGAAGTCCGAGTCCTTGAAGGTAAATCAATTGACGGGTATCTGAAACGGGGTGCGATGAAGATTGATGATCGCACCGTTCGCTGGCATAGCGATGACCTGTGCGCCCTGTCTATTTAACATACCAAATTAGAACACACCTCTCCAATTCAGTATCCTAAACAACCTCTGTTCATTCCCCGCATGTGTTACCATACGTCCGGCGGTGGGTCCTTGTTCACTGACGAACTGTCCACATATTTTCGGATTTTACTATAATGACTTAACCGATACACTTGCTTTCCCGTAAAATAATATTGACAAATTCACCTATAGTTCATACAATTTGGCAAACTTTAGGACTTACGCAAATTCGCTTTCATCGCAGGTGAAGTTTGCAACCACATCTTCTATGAGGGTAGCAACACTCGGTTAGGACCTCTCACCTGCAATCGCATGGTATGCGTAATTACTTGTGTTTTGGAACAGTAGCGTTTTGAAAATACACGCTTGCATAGTAAGGAGAACACTAATGAAAACTTCTTTTATGTTCAGATTTTTGATGTTAGGTTTAATGTTGACAGGAGTGACACTGACAAGCTACGCACAGAGCGTTAGTGACGCAGATCTCATTATTTACTATAGTTTCAACGAGGACACCCAGGATGGGGATGATGTCCTTGATGGATCCGGCAACGGGAATCATGGTTTCCTCCACGGCGATGATTTACAGATTGTATCAGGCAAAGTGGGAGGGGCTATGGAGCTCCCGGGGAATGCCTCCCAATACATTTCGGTGCGGGAGCACATGTACGCAGAACCCTTCGCGGAAATAACCCTCGCTGTTTGGGTTAAGACGAGCGTAAGAGGGATGGTCGCTTCGTGGGATCGAAGTGAATTCTTCCGTTTCGCTGTAGGCGATGATGTCGGCGGAAACAACGGAACAACTTTCGTGGCTTTCGACACTTGTTGCCCGTGTTGCCATGACTGGTTCGGGAAAACAGATGTCGCCGACGATCAGTGGCACCATATAGCCGCAACCTTTGATGGTCAAATGAAACGTATCTATGTTGATGGGAAGTTAGATGACCAAATTGAGGCACCGGCAGAAGTCATCGGTGCTGGCGCTGCACGGTTCGGGTTCATCGGGATCGGTTCGGAGGCAGGTGCGTTTGATGCTAATGTCGGACCTACATGGGCATACAATGGGCTTTTGGACGAGTTCCTACTGTTCCATCGACCACTCAGTGAAGATGAGATTGCACATCTCGCCACTGCACCTGAAGACCCGTTTGTCGATGCAACAACCAGCGTTGACCCCACTGACAAAGTGAGTACAACATGGGGTAGCTTGAAGTCTGCGTATAAGTAAATCAGGCGTTTTTGTGAACTAAAGATTCATCATTAATAGAGGGTGGTCCATAACTGTTCAGTGTAGTTTTCCGCTCGTAGTCGCGCGGGATCGTTTTCTGGTCTTCAGAGGCTGATTACTCTTTCACGCGCTCCTTACATTCGGAAACTGCTCTGATTTATGAACCACCCTCAATAAATTTCTGAATTGCAGATTCACAGATTTTACGGATTTTTAAGCTCGCGTCATCCCTGTAATTCCAGACAATCCGTGATTCAGATTTCCTTCTAAATTGAGATTGACAAACTCATTTGTCAGTTGTATAATAAACTGAAGTGCCAACACTTATTAGGGCCAAAATTTACCGAAGTCTACGCGACTCGTGGCATAATTTGGTTACATATAGAAGAGTGGGAAAATGCTAAATTGGACCTAAGTTTTGCCATAAATTTAAGGGTAGATATCATTGACATATTTCATAAGATGTACGAAAGCGTTGAAGACTTTGAGCAGAAGAATGATATTAAGCTGCCGGAAGACATCGCGGCGATGTTGCGGCGGCAGTAAACCGAAGTCTTGATACACAATTCTGGAATAGTCTGTTTTTTATTAGAAGGGTATAAATTAACCCAATGAAAATAGCGAATGCCCCGTGTTCGTGGGGTGTGCTTGAGTTTGAGTTGGACGGTGAAGCACCCAGTTATGCGCAGGTATTAGACGAAATGCACGCCATCGGTTACCTCGGCACCGAGTTAGGGGATTGGGGGTTTATGCCGACGGATGCAGAACGCCTTCGTGCCGAACTTGCAACACGTGGGTTGACAATGCTGGGAGCGTTTGTGGGTGTCGCGCTCGCTGATGAAGAAACACATGCTGCGGGTGAAACATCCGCCCTGCGTCACGCACGCTTGTTAGCGGATACCGCCGGAGACACACCGTTCATCGTGCTTTCAGACGACAACGCCACCACGGAAGTACGTACCCGCTATGCTGGACGTGTTCAACCTGAGCACGGCTTAACACCAACACAGTGGGACACTTTTGTGAACGGTGTACACCGTATCGCTCAATCCGTCCGAGACGAAACGGGACTTCGCACCGTTGTTCATCCACATTGCGCAGGGTATATAGAGACACCAGCAGAAGTGGACACATTGATGGCACATACGGATCCGAATCTCATTGGACTGTGTTTCGATACAGGGCATTATCGGTTCGGTGGTGGTGATCCGATTGAGGCGTTTATCCGTCATGCCGAGCGAGTCTGGCACGTTCATTTCAAGGATTGTCATCCTGATATCGCCGCCCGTTCTTGCAAAAATGAGTGGGATTATTTTGCGTCTGTGGAGAACGGCGTTTTCTGTGAGTTAGGCAAAGGAGATGTTGACTTTCCCGCGTTCCTCGCGGAATTGCGGAAGCGGAACTACGACGGTTGGATCGTGGTAGAGCAGGATGTCTTGCCGGGGATGGGCAGTCCTTATGAGAGCGCGGAACGGAATCTTCGGTACCTGAATGCAATCTTATAGCGGTAAAGATTAACATTATTGGAAGGCGAGGATACAATCCTCGCCAGCATTGGTGAGCGTTGCTTTCCTAAAAACCTGTCTGCATGTTTCGATCTTTACTATAAATTGTCCAAACTTTAGTACTTTTAATAAAGGTCTCTGATGAACAATTCCTCAAAAATAGGTGTTGGTGTTATCGGCGCAGGACGTATCGGTAAACTGCATATTGAACATCTCGCCCAGAATGTACCCGAAGCCGAACTGATCGCGATTTGCAGCTTGGACCCCGCCGGTGTTGAAACTCTTGCAAAGCAGTTTAATGTCCCAAAGGTAACCAGCGATTATACAACGCTTTTGGCTAACCCACAGATTGAAGCAGTGTTGGTAGCATCCGCTACTGATACGCATGTGGAGATCAGTCAAGCCGCCGCGAAGGCAGGGAAACACATCTTTTGTGAGAAACCGATCTCCTTGGATTTGGAACAGATTGATGAAACCTTAGCAATTGTGGAAAAAGCGGGAGTTAAGTTTCAGGTCGGTTTCAATCGTCGGTTTGATGCAAGTTTCGCACGAGTGCGGGAAGCAGTCGCTTCTGGGGAGATTGGCGAGCCGCACATCATGCGGATTACGAGCCGGGATCCGGCACCCCCACCGATTGAGTACGTCAAGGTCTCTGGCGGGATTTTTCTTGACATGACGATCCACGATTTCGATATGGCGCGCTACCTCATCGGAGACGAGGTTGTTGAGGTCTACACTGTTGGTGGGGTACGCGTTGATCCACAAATCGGCGAGGTGGGTGACATTGACACCACGGTTATCACCTTACAATTCCAGAATGGGGCTATCGCAACGATTGATAACAGCAGAGAGGCTGTCTACGGTTACGACCAACGCGTTGAAGTTTTCGGCTCAAAGGGGATGATTGCGGCAGCGAATCCACTGACAGATACTGTCACCTTTAGCGGTAGTGAAGGTACCCGCGCTGCGTCGCCGCCATATTTCTTTGTGGAACGTTACAAGCCTGCCTTTCTCGCGGAGTTGCAAGCGTTCTTTGCGTGCATTCAGGAGGGGACATCGCCACCGGTTACGGGTGCGGATGGGCGAGCCCCTGTTGTGATAGGCTTCGCTGCGTTGAAATCGCTTCGTGAAAATCGTCCCGTTCTTTTGTCGGAAATTTAGTCGTGTGCACCCGCGTCGCCGTCATGCTCACCACCGACATCACCGACTTCGATTTCAATCTCGTCTCGATTTCTGACACGTTCCACGAGCCCGTCACGGATGTCCACAATCCGGTCAGAAACATCGAGCATCTTCAGGTCGTGTGTTGCAGAAATGACAGTGACACCCTGTTCCTCATTCAAGCGTTTAATCAGGTCAATAATTTCGCGCCCTGTGATGGTATCAAGGTTTGCTGTCGGTTCATCAGCAAGGATGATGCTCGGATCGTTGGCGAGTGCTCTGGCGATAGCGACGCGCTGACATTGACCACCTGATAGTTCATCGGGAAGGTGATACATCCGATCCCCTAAACCCACCATGTCCAGCAGCTTCTCCGCTCTTTCATTACGTTGCTTCTCTGGCATGCCAGCAAAAATCAGCGGTAGTGTTACATTTCCGTGCGCACTCCGCACAGGCAGCAGGTTGTAACTCTGGAAAATGTAGCCTACACGGTGGCACCGAAATGCCGCAATCTGCCTTTGCGTGAGTTGTGACATGTTTTGCCCATCAATGTAAACCTGCCCCTCTGTCGGCTGATCGAGTGCGCCGATCATATTAAAGAGTGTGGATTTCCCCGAACCGGAGGGACCCATTAGCGAGATGTACTCCCCGCGTTCAATCTCAATGTTGATGCCATCCAAAGCGCGAAGGATATTTGAACCCATACGATATTCTTTGACAACATCTTCTGTTTTCACAACGATATCCGGCATAATTTTCCTCCGTGCTTATACCTCGGTACGCATTGCTTCGGCAGGCGGGAGTTTCGCCGCGCGCCATGCGGGGAACGATGACCCGATGACTGCCAAAATCATACCCAGAATGCATCCAAGTAGAATGATGACGATAACACCGAGTCGCATTGCTCCGTCTTCCGGCTGCGCGGGTAACAGGGGGAAGTAGAAGAATAGGTCTAACCCATAGTCTTTAAGCCCTAAAAGCACAGCACCGAGTGTGCCGATAAGCGCGCCAATAAGTGCCCCTGAAAACCCTTGAAACCCTGATTCGAGCAGGAACAGTCGAACCACGAACCCATCTAACGCTCCGAGACATTTCATCGTCCCGATCTCGCGAAAGCGTTCTGTGACTGCCATCAGCATTGCATTCGCGATACCGACGACACAGACAATCAGAGACATGATAATCAACCAAATGTCTTTTGTGGAAATGCCTGTTTCCGTTGTCTCTTCAAAGGTATTAATTGTTGATTGTCGTCCGCTCTCCTGTAGTGCGAGGCCGATTTCGTTGTTTGTCCACACTGAGACAAGGAAAGCAATGCCGAGTGTAATACCCGCTGTCGTAATAATTGAACGTCCAAAGCGAATTTTCAAACTCTGAAAACTAATCCGTAGCGATTCTACGAAAGGGAGATCAATTTGTTCTTCAATTGGTGCTCTTTGCTGCAAATGTCTGTCTCCTTATTTTTAATTTTGTATTTATTCTTAACATTTATTTTACCAAATTTACAATTTTAGGTCAAGTTTTTCGTGAATTTGTTCGGCACACAAGATTGACTTTTCAGTTTTTGGTTGTTATACTAAGGATGGAGGCAGGTACAAATTGATGCTCCGAAGATTTTTCGCTTATTCGTTTCTTTTGTTATCCGTTGGTATGTTGTGCTGGAGTCCACTGGTTTTGGCACACGATACTTTCTATCCGCATCATCGCGAGGATTTTGAAAACATGACGCGTCGTCGCGAGTTGCGAAGCACTGTCCTCCTGAGCACCACTGTTTTTCTTTGCGTTCTTGGAACGGTGGTCTACCTGGCGTTGCGAAAAAACAAAAATACTGACAAGACAGATGAGAACGATACAAAAACAGTTCAAGAGCGTTTGGAATCCGCTGCGAACAGCGCGGCGGGTACTGCGAAACGGGTCCTCAACGCCGGAAGAAACGTCTCGGAGGCTGCCGAAGCAGCACTCACGACCTATGCTGAAGCGTCCGGTGTGACGCTGCGACCGCGTTCTGATGGGAAGAGTCGTGCCGAATCCGTGCCGTACCGAATTCGATGTAAAATTGGATCTGATGTCGTTACCCTTAGCATTGATGCAGAAGTTATCCAATTAAAGGCGGAACACGACTTTTCTAAAACGGGCTTCAGTTCGCGAGGTACCGTGGGAAGTGCAAGGACGGCTGTTGTGTTAAGAATAGGAGATAAGGAGCAGTAGCGGGTAGAATACTTACGACTTGAGTTGGTTGATGAGTGACGCACTATAACCAGCACCGAAACCGTTATCGATGTTCACGACGGTGACACCGGAAGCGCAACTATTTAGCATCCCTAACAGGGCAGCGAGTCCACCAAAACTGGCACCGTAGCCGATACTCGTCGGGACTGCGATGACGGGACAGTCTACCAAACCGCCGACAACACTCGGCAACGCGCCTTCCATGCCTGCAACAACGATAATAACACGGGCATTCAGGAGTTTCTCGTGGTTGCTCATTAACCGGTGTA from Candidatus Poribacteria bacterium includes:
- a CDS encoding 2-oxoacid:ferredoxin oxidoreductase subunit beta translates to MKRKRTSRIPAGAPTLTRADFKSDQDTRWCPGCGDYSILTQTQHIMPELGIPKENIVFISGIGCSSRFPYYMNTYGFHTIHGRAPTIASGVKMANPDLSVWVITGDGDALSIGGNHFIHLMRRNFDINVLLFNNRVYGLTKGQYSPTSERGHQMYQSNPLGSLDTPFNPISLALASGATFVARSVDIDSGHLRPMLKAAFEHKGTSFIEIYQNCHIYNDDTFKLYREKELKADNTVRLEHGEPLVFGAESDKGIRLNGFQPEVVDLTDGEHTIDDLIVHDQYAEDTTLANFLSGMSDTPDMPHPMGIFRSVRHPCYEDLMTNQVRTAKERMGDGDLEALLNDGETWTVS
- a CDS encoding CBS domain-containing protein, translated to MLYDLAIDEELEQMDEDAALKAWSAQEIQILLKDLMRPIVTIDINCSTNEAIDLLLAHKIGAAPVVENGRLRGIFSERDVLNKILNKQVGDLDHIGVEEFMIADPQTAQPEDSLNTAILYMARGGYRHVPIVDTENRPLGMVSIRDAISYLVEEFPQEVLTLPPKPVRDAFKAREGA
- a CDS encoding 2-oxoacid:acceptor oxidoreductase subunit alpha — protein: MRKPVEQIEEATILFAGDSGDGSQTIGTQMTETTALIGNDVATLPDYPAEIRAPAGSLAGVSGFQLHFSSEQIHTPGDLCDVLVAMNPAALKVHLNKLKPNGILIVNVDNFADRNLRLAGYESNPLEDDALTKYQVFKVELTQLTRKALETTNLTTGEIDRCKNFFALGMILWFYNRPMEYTMKWIKVKFAKKPEYIESNILALRAGNTYCEATEQFAVSYDVKPAVFEPGTYRNIEGNMATVLGLVAASHQSGLPLVYGSYPITPASDILHGLAQYRNFGVVTMQMEDEIAAVGVAIGAAFSGALGVTGSSGPGLALKSEAINLAMIAELPIVICNIQRAGPSTGMPTKTEQSDLLQMFYGRNGESPVPIIASSRPYDCFEAVYEACRIAVKYRTPVIFLSDLYIGMGAEPWKIPQLSELPEIRANFAVSADTNNGFEPYLRDPKTLARPWAKPGTSGLEHRIGGLEKSDVTGHVSYDAENHEKMVEIRAEKVARIADDIPPTEIFGAQEGEILLLGWGGTYGAIRTVVENCVAEGLPIGHVHLRHLNPFPNDLDDILQRFKKILIPELNSGQLLQLIRSTYLINAVGLNKVQGQPFHVFELHAKIDEILKEIGHL
- a CDS encoding CBS domain-containing protein — translated: MDARTLSLPISTLDYKQPATVQVGSPVSVVIDMMQEEGRGCVLVVDEDEQLAGIITERDLLQHVSGQRAAPTEFKVEQVMTPDPETLRASDPIAFALNLMHLGHFRHVPLCVWDDQEEAYPIGIISTRDILEHIAIFIENQE
- a CDS encoding LamG domain-containing protein — translated: MKTSFMFRFLMLGLMLTGVTLTSYAQSVSDADLIIYYSFNEDTQDGDDVLDGSGNGNHGFLHGDDLQIVSGKVGGAMELPGNASQYISVREHMYAEPFAEITLAVWVKTSVRGMVASWDRSEFFRFAVGDDVGGNNGTTFVAFDTCCPCCHDWFGKTDVADDQWHHIAATFDGQMKRIYVDGKLDDQIEAPAEVIGAGAARFGFIGIGSEAGAFDANVGPTWAYNGLLDEFLLFHRPLSEDEIAHLATAPEDPFVDATTSVDPTDKVSTTWGSLKSAYK
- a CDS encoding M55 family metallopeptidase, with the translated sequence MKIYILTDLEGVAMVSRFSQTREEGPQKQTAMKLLTQEVNAAVDGILDVDSDAEIVVWDGHGTGGIDVAEFHPKAKLIARGPIRPPYYLDATYDVLFFLGQHAMAGTPNAPLSHTYSSLSIEYYKLNGEMIGEFGCRAALAGTFDVPTVFISGDDKAVAEAKQLIPGIYGVETKQGLGQELALHLSPQRSRELIRETAADACRNISEIAPLKIDPPYEFEVRVLEGKSIDGYLKRGAMKIDDRTVRWHSDDLCALSI
- a CDS encoding threonine dehydratase codes for the protein MRTLKFQDIIAARKVVARFLKQTPLIHYPELSERLGFQAYIKHENHHPTGSFKVRGGLNFMHHLPQAQREKGVLTATRGNHGQSIAYAATQFGVNATVVVPHGNNPEKNSAMRAFGAELIEHGNDFDEALALCETLQAERGLYYVHPCMEPGLFHGVGTYSLEIFENLPNVDAIIVPIGGGSGCCGAITVAKAINPKVKVIGVQAENAPAIYRSWKTGQCVETDSCDTIADGLATRVPFSLPFSIIKKGIHDMVLLSEDELKEGIRLALRWTHNLAEGAGASPIAAAHKLTHTLAGKHVVMVMSGGNLDTETLKKVLGYQL